The Salvelinus alpinus chromosome 35, SLU_Salpinus.1, whole genome shotgun sequence genome window below encodes:
- the LOC139564002 gene encoding pleckstrin homology domain-containing family F member 2 isoform X1 yields the protein MSEAKMVDRLANSEANSKRIQVVEGCFGAAGQPLVIPGRVLIGEGVLTKLCRKKPKARQFFLFNDILVYGNIVIQKKKYNKQHIIPLESVTIDTVADEGDLRNGWLIKTPTKSFAVYAATATEKSEWMSHIGKCVGDLLEKSGKAPTGEHAAVWIPDSEATLCMRCQKIKFTPLSRRHHCRKCGYVVCGPCSDKKFLLPSQSSKPVRVCEFCYLQLASAGGGMGLGPRSDSYSRSGSKFNNVSDDEDEEDSSD from the exons ATGA GCGAGGCTAAGATGGTGGACCGGCTGGCGAACAGCGAGGCCAACTCCAAGCGGATCCAGGTAGTCGAGGGCTGCTTCGGCGCGGCGGGCCAGCCACTGGTCATACCGGGCCGCGTACTCATCGGTGAGGGTGTGCTCACCAAGCTGTGTCGCAAGAAGCCCAAGGCGCGGCAGTTCTTCCTGTTCAACGACATCCTGGTTTACGGCAACATTGTCATCCAGAAGAAGAAGTACAACAAGCAGCACATCATCCCGCTGGAGAGCGTCACCATCGACACGGTGGCTGACGAGGGCGACCTGCGGAACGGCTGGCTCATCAAGACACCCACCAAGTCCTTCGCCGTCTACGCCGCCACCGCTACCGAGAAGTCAGAGTGGATGAGCCACATCGGCAAGTGCGTGGGCGACCTGTTGGAGAAGAGCGGCAAGGCGCCGACTGGCGAGCACGCCGCCGTCTGGATCCCAGACTCAGAGGCCACCCTCTGCATGCGCTGCCAGAAGATCAAGTTCACGCCCCTCAGCCGCCGCCACCACTGCCGCAAGTGCGGTTATGTGGTTTGTGGCCCGTGCTCTGACAAGAAGTTCCTGCTGCCCAGCCAGTCATCCAAGccggtgcgtgtgtgtgagttctgTTACCTGCAGCTGGCCTCCGCAGGAGGGGGGATGGGCTTAGGCCCACGCTCGGACTCCTACAGCCGGTCAGGGTCAAAGTTCAACAACGTGTCGGACGACGAAGATGAGGAGGACAGCAGTGACTGA
- the LOC139564002 gene encoding pleckstrin homology domain-containing family F member 2 isoform X2 — translation MVDRLANSEANSKRIQVVEGCFGAAGQPLVIPGRVLIGEGVLTKLCRKKPKARQFFLFNDILVYGNIVIQKKKYNKQHIIPLESVTIDTVADEGDLRNGWLIKTPTKSFAVYAATATEKSEWMSHIGKCVGDLLEKSGKAPTGEHAAVWIPDSEATLCMRCQKIKFTPLSRRHHCRKCGYVVCGPCSDKKFLLPSQSSKPVRVCEFCYLQLASAGGGMGLGPRSDSYSRSGSKFNNVSDDEDEEDSSD, via the coding sequence ATGGTGGACCGGCTGGCGAACAGCGAGGCCAACTCCAAGCGGATCCAGGTAGTCGAGGGCTGCTTCGGCGCGGCGGGCCAGCCACTGGTCATACCGGGCCGCGTACTCATCGGTGAGGGTGTGCTCACCAAGCTGTGTCGCAAGAAGCCCAAGGCGCGGCAGTTCTTCCTGTTCAACGACATCCTGGTTTACGGCAACATTGTCATCCAGAAGAAGAAGTACAACAAGCAGCACATCATCCCGCTGGAGAGCGTCACCATCGACACGGTGGCTGACGAGGGCGACCTGCGGAACGGCTGGCTCATCAAGACACCCACCAAGTCCTTCGCCGTCTACGCCGCCACCGCTACCGAGAAGTCAGAGTGGATGAGCCACATCGGCAAGTGCGTGGGCGACCTGTTGGAGAAGAGCGGCAAGGCGCCGACTGGCGAGCACGCCGCCGTCTGGATCCCAGACTCAGAGGCCACCCTCTGCATGCGCTGCCAGAAGATCAAGTTCACGCCCCTCAGCCGCCGCCACCACTGCCGCAAGTGCGGTTATGTGGTTTGTGGCCCGTGCTCTGACAAGAAGTTCCTGCTGCCCAGCCAGTCATCCAAGccggtgcgtgtgtgtgagttctgTTACCTGCAGCTGGCCTCCGCAGGAGGGGGGATGGGCTTAGGCCCACGCTCGGACTCCTACAGCCGGTCAGGGTCAAAGTTCAACAACGTGTCGGACGACGAAGATGAGGAGGACAGCAGTGACTGA